In one Flammeovirga yaeyamensis genomic region, the following are encoded:
- a CDS encoding sulfatase-like hydrolase/transferase: MKKIISVISLVAVLYSCKTAQNETQDTTANKPPNIIVVLVDDLGYGDVSFNGSKDIPTPHIDRIANEGAKFTNGYVTYSVCGPSRAALVTGRYQDRYGSSRNPLWAPNDITQGLSIEEETIADFLGHEGYKSMALGKWHLGGHKELRPLKRGFDEFYGFLTGGHRYFPEDWTLSDISQVKSQQDAYRTKLLHNNTRVDEKEYLTDALSREAVTFIENNSDEPFFMYLAYNAPHAPYQATQKYLDRFPDMEDGKRKTYCAMVSAVDDGVGRVLKALKDQKIDDNTLVVFLSDNGGKKGKMTDQGPLRGHKGSIYEGGFRVPFAMRWPKQIEAGTVYNEPIIAMDIAAIAAEFANATPKNKLDGVNLIPYLNGEKTGTPHESIAWRKFDQKRHAVRKGDLKMIVEFDAKKQKEKVSFYNVKKDISEKEKLQLSKEQRNELKAEYRTWLDQMIDPTYMGLLMDKAYSEKHSDRFETEIY, encoded by the coding sequence ATGAAGAAAATAATATCAGTCATAAGCCTAGTTGCTGTTTTGTATTCTTGTAAAACAGCTCAAAACGAAACTCAAGATACAACAGCAAACAAGCCTCCGAATATCATTGTTGTTCTAGTCGATGATTTAGGTTATGGAGATGTCTCATTCAACGGTAGTAAAGACATCCCTACTCCTCACATTGATAGAATTGCGAATGAAGGTGCTAAATTCACTAACGGATATGTAACATATTCTGTATGTGGACCATCAAGAGCCGCATTAGTTACAGGTAGATATCAAGATCGTTATGGTTCATCTAGAAATCCACTTTGGGCGCCTAATGATATCACACAAGGTTTAAGCATTGAAGAAGAGACCATTGCAGATTTCTTGGGTCATGAAGGCTATAAAAGTATGGCTTTAGGTAAATGGCACTTGGGTGGACATAAAGAATTGAGACCTTTAAAAAGAGGTTTTGATGAGTTTTATGGTTTCCTTACAGGTGGTCATAGATACTTTCCCGAAGATTGGACATTATCAGATATTTCTCAGGTAAAATCACAACAAGATGCGTACCGTACGAAGTTATTACATAATAATACGCGAGTGGATGAAAAAGAGTACTTAACAGATGCATTATCAAGAGAAGCAGTAACGTTTATCGAAAATAATAGCGACGAGCCTTTCTTCATGTATTTAGCCTACAATGCACCTCATGCACCTTATCAAGCAACTCAAAAATATTTAGATCGTTTCCCTGATATGGAAGATGGAAAGCGTAAAACCTATTGCGCGATGGTATCTGCAGTTGATGACGGTGTAGGTAGAGTATTAAAAGCATTAAAAGATCAAAAAATTGATGATAATACATTGGTGGTTTTCTTATCTGACAATGGTGGAAAGAAAGGAAAAATGACTGATCAAGGTCCTTTAAGAGGTCATAAGGGTTCTATTTACGAAGGTGGCTTTAGAGTGCCATTTGCCATGCGTTGGCCAAAACAAATTGAAGCAGGAACAGTATATAATGAACCAATAATTGCTATGGATATCGCTGCAATAGCTGCTGAATTTGCTAATGCTACTCCAAAAAATAAATTGGATGGAGTAAACCTGATTCCTTATTTAAATGGAGAAAAAACTGGTACGCCTCATGAATCTATCGCATGGAGAAAATTCGATCAAAAAAGACATGCCGTTCGTAAAGGTGATCTTAAAATGATTGTAGAATTTGATGCTAAGAAACAAAAAGAAAAGGTAAGTTTCTACAATGTTAAAAAAGACATTTCTGAGAAAGAAAAATTGCAACTTTCTAAGGAACAAAGAAACGAGCTGAAAGCAGAATATAGAACGTGGTTAGACCAAATGATCGATCCTACCTATATGGGATTATTGATGGATAAAGCATATTCTGAGAAACATTCTGACCGATTTGAAACGGAAATATATTAA
- a CDS encoding sulfatase-like hydrolase/transferase — protein MKHNILIGLLISFFAIGCKVANEQSTGATETSSKPNIIFVYFDDLGYGDLSANGAKDFQTPNLDGLANGGVNFTNGYASSATCTPSRYAAFTGHYPWKKELKILPGTAPLIIDTAQVTMPKMLQEAGYNTAIIGKWHMGLGDANKDWNKHISPGPNEVGFDYSYILAATQDRVPTVYIEDGNVVNLDPNDPIEIDYKNNFEGQPTGKDNPELTTMKWHHGHNATIINGVPRIGYMKGGKSAIWSDVDMADHFLDGVKSYITEKSKEDKPFFLAYTMQQPHVPRTPHPRFVGKSGKGPRGDVIMEADWCIGELMKTIREAGIEENTLIIVSSDNGPVLNDGYYDDAVELNGDHKPAGPYRGGKYSLFEAGTHVPFFTYWKGTIEPGVSDALVCQIDLFSSLATLVGSDMRGPDSEDVMDAFLGKSTKGRESLILEATTRTSYRKGDFILIPPYKGAKVNKQVNIELGNLKHVALFNVKEDPSQTKNLAKEKPELVKEMMEEFLAKKGNYGKKIQQLELK, from the coding sequence ATGAAACATAATATTTTAATAGGCTTATTAATTTCATTCTTCGCTATAGGGTGTAAAGTAGCCAACGAACAATCAACGGGTGCAACAGAAACTTCATCAAAACCTAATATTATTTTTGTATATTTTGATGATTTAGGATATGGTGATTTAAGTGCTAATGGTGCGAAAGATTTCCAAACTCCTAATCTTGATGGTCTTGCGAATGGTGGTGTAAACTTCACAAATGGTTACGCTTCATCAGCTACTTGTACGCCATCAAGATATGCAGCATTTACTGGACATTATCCATGGAAAAAAGAATTGAAAATTTTACCTGGTACAGCTCCATTAATTATTGATACTGCACAAGTAACTATGCCAAAGATGTTACAAGAAGCAGGGTACAATACAGCTATCATTGGTAAATGGCACATGGGCTTAGGTGATGCAAACAAAGACTGGAACAAACACATCTCTCCAGGTCCTAACGAAGTTGGTTTTGATTATTCATATATTCTTGCAGCCACTCAAGACAGAGTACCAACTGTGTATATTGAAGATGGTAATGTTGTTAATTTAGATCCTAACGACCCTATCGAAATTGATTATAAAAATAACTTTGAAGGTCAACCAACAGGTAAAGACAATCCTGAGTTAACAACAATGAAATGGCATCATGGTCATAATGCTACAATTATCAATGGTGTTCCTCGTATCGGTTATATGAAAGGTGGTAAATCAGCTATTTGGAGTGATGTTGACATGGCAGACCATTTCCTTGATGGTGTAAAAAGTTATATCACGGAGAAATCAAAAGAAGATAAGCCATTCTTCTTAGCTTATACAATGCAACAACCTCACGTACCAAGAACTCCTCACCCACGTTTTGTAGGTAAATCTGGTAAAGGACCTCGTGGTGATGTTATTATGGAAGCAGATTGGTGTATTGGTGAATTGATGAAAACAATCAGAGAAGCGGGTATTGAAGAAAACACTTTGATTATCGTTTCTTCAGATAACGGTCCTGTATTAAACGATGGCTATTATGATGATGCTGTAGAACTAAATGGCGACCATAAGCCGGCAGGTCCTTACCGTGGTGGTAAATATTCTTTATTCGAAGCGGGTACTCACGTTCCATTCTTTACGTATTGGAAAGGTACTATCGAGCCAGGCGTTTCTGATGCATTGGTTTGTCAAATTGACTTATTCTCGTCTTTAGCTACTCTTGTAGGTAGTGATATGAGAGGTCCAGACTCAGAAGATGTAATGGATGCATTCTTAGGAAAATCAACTAAAGGTAGAGAGTCTTTGATCTTGGAAGCGACTACTAGAACATCCTATAGAAAAGGCGACTTCATTTTAATCCCTCCATACAAAGGTGCTAAAGTGAACAAGCAAGTAAATATTGAGTTAGGTAACCTTAAGCATGTAGCTCTTTTCAACGTAAAAGAAGATCCTTCTCAAACAAAAAACTTAGCCAAAGAAAAGCCAGAGTTAGTAAAAGAAATGATGGAAGAATTTTTAGCTAAGAAAGGTAACTATGGTAAGAAAATTCAACAATTAGAGTTGAAATAA
- a CDS encoding sulfatase-like hydrolase/transferase: MRRNILIGLLISFFAIGCKVANEKTTASKAAKKPNIIFVYFDDLGYGDVSVNGAKDFQTPNLDSLANGGINFTNGYASSATCTPSRYASFTGHYPWKKELKVLAGTAPLIIDTTQVTLPKMLQEAGYHTAIIGKWHLGLGSGYKDWNKHITPGPKEVGFDYSYILAATQDRVPTVYIEDGNVVNLDPNDPIEIDYINNFEGQPTGKDNPELTTMKWHHGHNATIINGVPRMGYMKGGNSAIWSDVDMADHFLDGVKGYITEKSKEEKPFFLAYTMQQPHVPRTPHPRFVGKSGKGPRGDVIMEADWCIGELMKTIREAGIEDNTLIIVSSDNGPVLNDGYYDDSEELNGDHKPSGPFRGGKYSLFDAGTHVPFFTYWKGTIEPSVSDALVCQIDLLSSLATLVGSDMRGPDSEDVMSAFLGKSKVGRESLILEATSRTCFRKGDYILIPPYEGPKYNKHVKIESGNVEEISLFNIKEDPSQSKNIAKEKPELVVEMMEEFLAMKGNHGRQFQQLELK, translated from the coding sequence ATGAGACGAAATATTTTAATCGGCTTATTGATATCGTTCTTTGCGATAGGATGTAAAGTAGCCAACGAAAAAACAACAGCTTCAAAAGCTGCTAAAAAACCAAACATCATTTTTGTCTATTTTGATGATCTTGGGTATGGTGATGTAAGTGTAAATGGTGCTAAAGATTTTCAAACTCCTAATCTAGATAGTTTAGCTAATGGAGGGATAAACTTTACAAATGGATATGCTTCCTCAGCTACTTGTACTCCATCTAGATATGCATCATTTACGGGACATTATCCATGGAAAAAAGAATTAAAAGTATTAGCTGGTACTGCACCGCTTATTATTGATACAACTCAAGTAACATTACCAAAAATGTTACAAGAAGCAGGTTACCATACTGCAATCATTGGTAAATGGCACTTGGGCTTAGGATCTGGTTACAAAGATTGGAATAAACACATTACTCCTGGTCCTAAAGAAGTAGGTTTTGATTATTCTTATATTCTTGCAGCAACTCAAGATAGAGTACCAACTGTTTATATAGAAGACGGTAATGTAGTGAATTTAGATCCCAACGATCCTATAGAAATTGATTACATAAATAACTTTGAAGGGCAACCAACAGGAAAAGATAATCCTGAGTTAACCACAATGAAATGGCACCATGGTCATAATGCAACAATTATCAATGGTGTTCCTCGTATGGGCTATATGAAAGGTGGTAATTCTGCTATCTGGAGTGATGTGGATATGGCAGATCATTTCCTTGATGGTGTAAAAGGTTATATCACTGAAAAATCAAAAGAAGAGAAGCCATTCTTCTTAGCTTATACAATGCAACAACCTCACGTTCCAAGAACACCTCACCCTCGTTTTGTTGGCAAATCTGGCAAAGGTCCTCGTGGTGATGTAATTATGGAAGCGGATTGGTGTATCGGCGAATTAATGAAAACAATTAGAGAAGCGGGTATTGAAGACAATACATTAATTATCGTTTCTTCGGATAACGGTCCTGTTTTAAATGATGGTTATTATGATGACTCGGAAGAATTAAATGGTGATCACAAGCCATCTGGCCCATTCCGTGGAGGTAAATACTCTCTATTCGATGCAGGTACACACGTTCCATTCTTTACCTATTGGAAAGGAACTATCGAACCATCAGTTTCTGATGCATTGGTTTGTCAGATTGACTTGTTGTCTTCTCTAGCCACTCTTGTAGGTAGTGATATGAGAGGTCCTGATTCTGAAGATGTGATGTCGGCTTTCTTAGGAAAATCAAAAGTGGGTAGAGAATCATTGATCTTAGAAGCTACTTCAAGAACTTGTTTCAGAAAAGGTGATTATATTTTGATTCCTCCCTATGAAGGTCCAAAGTACAATAAACATGTGAAAATTGAATCTGGTAACGTTGAAGAAATAAGCCTTTTCAATATCAAAGAAGATCCTTCACAATCGAAAAACATTGCTAAAGAAAAGCCAGAATTAGTAGTAGAAATGATGGAAGAATTTTTAGCTATGAAAGGCAATCATGGCAGGCAATTTCAACAATTAGAGTTGAAATAA
- a CDS encoding Ig-like domain-containing protein: MKKLYSWSLIITLLFTPYLYGESLTTSTENNIYYFSADGDDSNDGSIESPWKTLEKASEIAQLQSKGGLLAPGDQMLFRRGDTFEGKLIVFAQGTEAAPITIGSYGTGELPIISGSGNIPNGDNLEAVKLTNTPYLIMENLWIKNDRKNKGNITWGSNTSIGIKVYANKWGGVMKGLIFRGLKITDVFGIDMIDYQGNFTLDYYTAHGIFFDSEANDKTVSPIKEIGIEDVLIEDCYFYNLGSRGVHVRHLSNIRNNPIDSEDRNKNFVIRNNVFEKLGGDAIVFASAYNALVEKNDFIDLGWGDHKSSTDRYFGRGEGCWIWDTRNIIVQFNRQYRARGFGDTYGAGGHIDFFCKNAIYQYNYSEDTEGGFVEILGDCVNSTFRYNVSKNDGFRDHHGFSIWVSGYVGSGETPVRSDSNFVYNNTVLLNKSGYTPDISIFAKNTYIYNNIFKVINGASIGADEVMIDIENGSELLVSNNLFYGNVSNAFMNLDNNKITSQDPQFMDETATDIDGFQLKENSPALNNGKAFPEPSFPMAGQGIFENISLHTATDIYGNPVDVKNLIPNIGADNKHNIGLPSDAVRVTGVSLSPITSSLEAGETWQATATISPANASVQSVSWSSSDEAVADGNATITVTTLDGRHTTSVNVSVGEVLYSLVLNGDFEND; the protein is encoded by the coding sequence ATGAAAAAATTATACTCGTGGAGTTTAATTATTACTCTACTCTTCACTCCATATCTCTATGGAGAAAGCCTAACAACATCTACAGAAAATAACATCTACTATTTCAGTGCTGATGGTGATGATAGCAACGACGGAAGTATTGAGTCTCCTTGGAAAACTTTAGAAAAAGCATCAGAAATTGCTCAATTACAATCAAAAGGTGGACTTTTAGCTCCCGGAGATCAAATGCTATTTAGACGAGGTGATACTTTTGAGGGGAAACTAATTGTATTTGCTCAAGGTACTGAAGCTGCTCCTATTACAATAGGTAGTTATGGCACGGGTGAGTTACCTATCATTTCTGGTTCAGGAAATATTCCTAACGGTGATAATTTAGAAGCAGTAAAACTGACGAACACTCCTTACTTAATTATGGAAAACCTTTGGATCAAGAACGATAGAAAAAACAAAGGGAATATCACTTGGGGCTCTAACACGTCAATTGGTATCAAAGTATATGCTAACAAGTGGGGTGGCGTAATGAAAGGTCTGATTTTTAGAGGACTGAAAATTACAGATGTTTTCGGTATTGATATGATCGACTACCAGGGAAACTTCACTTTAGATTATTATACAGCTCACGGTATTTTCTTTGATTCTGAAGCGAATGATAAAACGGTTAGCCCTATCAAAGAAATTGGTATCGAAGATGTTTTAATTGAAGATTGTTACTTCTATAACTTGGGTTCTAGAGGTGTGCATGTACGTCACCTATCAAACATCAGAAACAACCCTATCGACTCTGAAGATAGAAACAAGAACTTTGTGATTCGAAACAATGTATTCGAAAAACTAGGTGGTGATGCCATTGTTTTTGCATCAGCTTATAATGCTTTGGTAGAAAAAAATGATTTTATAGATCTAGGATGGGGTGACCATAAATCGTCAACCGACCGTTATTTTGGTAGAGGTGAAGGATGTTGGATTTGGGATACTAGAAATATTATTGTTCAATTTAACAGACAATATAGAGCACGTGGTTTTGGAGATACTTATGGTGCTGGTGGACATATTGACTTCTTCTGTAAAAATGCTATCTATCAGTACAATTATAGCGAAGACACGGAAGGTGGTTTTGTTGAAATCTTAGGAGATTGTGTGAACAGTACTTTCCGTTATAATGTCTCTAAAAATGATGGTTTTAGAGATCATCATGGATTTTCGATTTGGGTATCTGGCTATGTAGGTTCTGGTGAAACACCTGTACGTTCAGATAGTAATTTTGTCTACAACAACACAGTGTTATTGAACAAGAGCGGCTATACTCCTGACATCTCAATTTTTGCAAAGAATACCTACATCTACAACAATATATTTAAGGTCATAAATGGTGCTAGTATTGGTGCAGATGAGGTAATGATTGATATTGAAAATGGTAGTGAATTATTAGTAAGCAACAACCTATTCTACGGTAATGTTTCTAATGCCTTCATGAATCTTGATAACAATAAAATTACAAGTCAAGATCCTCAATTCATGGATGAAACAGCCACAGATATTGATGGTTTCCAATTGAAAGAAAATAGCCCTGCCCTTAATAACGGTAAAGCATTTCCTGAACCTTCTTTCCCTATGGCCGGTCAAGGTATTTTTGAAAACATCTCTCTTCATACAGCCACTGATATTTATGGCAATCCAGTAGACGTCAAGAATTTGATTCCTAACATTGGTGCGGATAATAAGCATAATATCGGTTTACCTAGTGATGCTGTTCGTGTAACAGGTGTTAGCTTATCTCCTATCACATCTTCTCTTGAAGCTGGAGAAACTTGGCAAGCAACAGCTACAATATCCCCTGCAAATGCATCTGTCCAATCTGTATCATGGTCAAGTAGCGATGAAGCTGTTGCTGATGGCAATGCGACAATTACAGTGACCACTTTAGATGGTCGTCATACTACATCGGTGAATGTTTCTGTCGGTGAGGTACTTTATTCTTTAGTATTAAATGGTGATTTCGAAAATGATTAA
- a CDS encoding carbohydrate binding domain-containing protein, translated as MVSDSYEGDNAVQMVDKASVNQWITVEPNTNYILSAYVKISDTSKRVVLGVNDSDNKKIESKDIYTGTYTRHEIAFETGSNTSVKVFVWLPPSDGATVKADQIELFKIPAGDIAVTGVSISSQTSPLFVDDKLTLIADVSPSIATNKNVGWKSDNSAVATVYNGVVTAEGIGTATITATTEDGGFIATTQVTVSPSSISTFLNGDFENGLNHWNTWQNVVASTSGAYDGTAAKLTGPASVNQTVTVEANTTYTFAGYVKVEDPQNASVVLGVDDMNKQNMANNYIDNTRYTYHEVTFTTGNNQTEVKVYLWRPQGAVQSAYLDNAILYETPTSGGRTTTLSLYPNQDEVQIYPNPSNGIITINASNWEGQKSVEIINILGQVVLQADVKDESTLSLTHLKKGTYLVRVTNELGNIKVKKIILK; from the coding sequence ATTGTATCCGATAGTTATGAAGGTGATAATGCTGTACAAATGGTCGATAAAGCCTCAGTGAATCAATGGATTACTGTTGAACCTAATACGAATTATATCTTATCCGCTTACGTAAAAATTAGCGATACTTCGAAAAGAGTCGTTTTAGGAGTAAATGATAGTGACAATAAAAAAATTGAATCTAAAGATATTTACACAGGAACATACACGCGTCATGAAATCGCATTTGAGACTGGAAGCAATACTTCGGTAAAGGTATTTGTTTGGTTACCACCTAGTGATGGAGCCACGGTAAAAGCAGATCAAATCGAGTTATTTAAAATCCCTGCTGGTGATATTGCTGTCACTGGAGTTTCTATCTCATCACAAACATCTCCTCTATTCGTTGATGATAAATTGACATTAATAGCGGATGTTTCTCCTTCAATTGCTACAAATAAAAATGTAGGTTGGAAAAGTGACAATAGTGCTGTAGCCACAGTTTACAATGGTGTTGTGACCGCAGAAGGTATCGGAACAGCGACTATTACTGCGACTACTGAAGATGGTGGATTTATAGCGACTACACAAGTAACTGTGTCACCTTCAAGTATCTCCACTTTCCTTAATGGCGATTTTGAAAATGGATTAAACCACTGGAATACATGGCAAAATGTGGTCGCATCTACAAGTGGTGCATACGATGGAACTGCCGCTAAATTAACAGGTCCTGCATCAGTAAATCAAACAGTCACTGTTGAAGCAAATACCACTTACACTTTTGCTGGATATGTTAAAGTTGAAGACCCACAAAACGCGAGTGTGGTATTGGGTGTAGATGATATGAATAAGCAGAATATGGCCAATAATTATATAGATAATACGAGGTATACTTATCATGAAGTAACATTTACAACAGGAAATAACCAAACTGAAGTAAAAGTGTACTTATGGAGACCTCAAGGAGCGGTTCAATCTGCTTACTTAGATAACGCTATCCTTTATGAAACACCTACTTCAGGAGGAAGAACAACTACTTTATCACTCTACCCTAATCAAGATGAAGTGCAGATTTACCCTAACCCATCTAATGGAATCATTACTATTAATGCTTCCAATTGGGAAGGTCAAAAGTCGGTGGAAATCATCAATATATTAGGACAAGTCGTTCTACAAGCAGATGTTAAAGATGAATCGACATTGTCTTTAACTCACTTGAAAAAAGGAACTTATCTTGTTCGTGTAACGAATGAGTTGGGTAATATAAAAGTGAAGAAGATCATATTGAAATAA
- a CDS encoding glycoside hydrolase family 95 protein, which produces MRYYLHYFTLFFLLSSPVCWAQENNTLQLLYFEPAEDWESEALPLGNAFIGSVFFGGIHQERIQFSEGTLWAGGPGSNENYQFGIREGAWKHLSEVRRLIDEGKLNEAHQLAQKELTGVTNHNKEYLSDFGDYGAQQTMGELFITTKHSDKVEDYQRVLDIKNAEGTITYKVGENTYQRTYFGHYPSKLMVYKFESKLPENYTIQLVSPHTKVKETWKKNTYSFQGEVSDNKMLFETCLKFDTDGKISFDNGKVEITKATYFVMYHAASTDYLNDYPTYKGNDFIKENTKSLQWVKGKSYETIKEEHREDYKNLFDRVDLHLGDDEYIGMSTKQRLLQYASGVKDLWLEQLYFQYSRYLMISGSRPGSMPLHLQGKWNDSTNPAWAADYHMNINQQMLYWPAEVTNLSECEEPLNDYIESLVEPGKKSAKEFFNARGWTVSTMNNPFGFTSSGWGFPWGFFPAGGGWISQHLWEHYAFTQDKEYLKTQAYPIMKEAALFWVDYLTENENGYLVSYPSYSPEHGGISKGASMDHQIAWDLFSNCITASEILKIDQDFREELQQLKDKIAPPTIGSWGQLQEWMEDVDDPKSTHRHVSHLYALHPGNQITLNKTPDLAEAAKVSLNARGDNGTGWSLAWKINFWSRLKDGDRAYKLFQRLLYPVKFEGIKSKGGGTYANLFCAHPPFQLDGNMGAAAGIAEMLLQSHEGNIELLPALPSTWENGYIKGLKARGGFEIDVEWEKGRLVKAIVKSSNDKEVKVMYAGKHQIVNLKGGEPFEVSFK; this is translated from the coding sequence ATGAGATATTACTTACATTACTTCACCTTATTTTTCTTGTTATCAAGTCCTGTCTGCTGGGCACAAGAAAACAATACATTACAACTCCTATATTTTGAACCCGCAGAAGATTGGGAATCGGAAGCCTTACCCTTGGGAAATGCCTTTATCGGAAGCGTGTTTTTTGGCGGGATACATCAAGAACGTATTCAATTTTCAGAGGGAACCCTCTGGGCAGGTGGTCCTGGAAGTAACGAAAACTATCAATTTGGTATTCGTGAAGGAGCATGGAAACATCTTTCTGAAGTGAGGAGACTAATTGACGAAGGTAAGTTAAATGAGGCACATCAATTAGCTCAGAAAGAGTTAACGGGAGTGACTAATCATAATAAAGAGTATTTGAGTGATTTTGGTGATTATGGAGCTCAACAGACGATGGGTGAACTCTTTATAACAACCAAACACTCTGATAAAGTAGAAGATTATCAAAGAGTCTTAGATATAAAAAATGCTGAAGGTACGATCACTTATAAAGTAGGGGAGAATACTTACCAAAGAACGTATTTTGGTCATTATCCATCAAAATTGATGGTGTATAAATTTGAAAGTAAGCTACCGGAAAATTACACTATTCAATTAGTATCACCTCACACTAAAGTGAAGGAAACTTGGAAGAAAAATACCTACTCTTTCCAAGGTGAAGTAAGTGATAATAAGATGCTATTTGAGACCTGTTTGAAATTTGATACTGATGGTAAAATCAGTTTTGATAATGGGAAGGTTGAAATCACTAAAGCTACTTATTTTGTGATGTATCATGCGGCATCTACCGATTATCTAAACGATTACCCAACATATAAAGGAAACGATTTTATTAAGGAAAATACAAAGAGTTTACAATGGGTAAAAGGGAAATCGTATGAGACCATTAAGGAGGAACATAGAGAGGATTATAAAAACCTTTTTGATAGAGTCGATTTGCATTTGGGTGATGACGAGTATATCGGAATGTCAACCAAACAAAGACTGTTACAATATGCATCTGGAGTAAAAGACCTTTGGCTGGAACAATTGTATTTTCAATACAGTAGATATTTAATGATATCAGGTTCAAGACCTGGAAGTATGCCTTTGCATTTGCAAGGAAAATGGAATGATAGTACGAACCCTGCGTGGGCTGCAGATTATCATATGAACATCAATCAGCAAATGTTATATTGGCCGGCTGAGGTGACCAATTTGAGTGAATGCGAAGAACCATTAAATGATTATATCGAAAGTTTAGTCGAGCCTGGAAAGAAATCGGCCAAAGAGTTTTTTAATGCGAGAGGGTGGACGGTAAGTACGATGAACAATCCATTCGGATTTACTTCATCGGGCTGGGGCTTTCCTTGGGGCTTTTTTCCTGCTGGCGGAGGGTGGATTTCTCAACATTTATGGGAGCATTATGCTTTTACACAAGATAAGGAGTATCTGAAAACTCAAGCCTATCCTATAATGAAAGAAGCAGCTTTATTTTGGGTGGATTATTTAACTGAAAACGAAAATGGCTACTTAGTTTCCTATCCTTCTTACTCTCCTGAACATGGAGGGATTTCGAAAGGAGCATCGATGGATCATCAAATAGCGTGGGATTTATTTTCGAATTGTATTACAGCAAGTGAGATCTTAAAGATAGATCAAGATTTTAGAGAGGAATTGCAACAATTAAAGGATAAGATTGCCCCACCAACCATTGGATCCTGGGGACAATTGCAAGAGTGGATGGAAGATGTAGATGATCCAAAAAGTACACACAGGCATGTGTCTCACTTATATGCCCTTCATCCAGGAAATCAAATCACACTAAATAAAACACCCGATTTAGCTGAAGCGGCAAAAGTAAGTTTAAATGCTAGAGGAGATAACGGAACAGGCTGGTCGTTGGCATGGAAAATCAACTTCTGGTCACGATTAAAAGATGGAGACAGAGCCTATAAATTATTTCAACGTTTGCTTTACCCAGTAAAATTTGAAGGAATAAAAAGCAAGGGTGGGGGAACCTATGCCAATCTATTTTGTGCACACCCTCCGTTTCAATTGGATGGAAACATGGGAGCAGCAGCAGGTATTGCCGAAATGCTATTACAATCTCATGAAGGTAACATAGAGTTACTTCCAGCCTTACCATCTACTTGGGAAAATGGTTATATAAAAGGGTTAAAAGCCAGAGGTGGTTTTGAAATTGATGTAGAGTGGGAGAAAGGGAGGTTAGTGAAAGCAATCGTTAAATCATCAAATGATAAAGAGGTGAAGGTAATGTATGCGGGAAAACATCAAATAGTGAATTTGAAAGGAGGAGAACCTTTTGAAGTAAGCTTCAAATAA